In Amphiprion ocellaris isolate individual 3 ecotype Okinawa chromosome 3, ASM2253959v1, whole genome shotgun sequence, one genomic interval encodes:
- the c3h11orf96 gene encoding uncharacterized protein C11orf96 homolog, whose product MAAVRQMVMEASGFHVLPAHLMASAMEEFPQQLPVPKCPARGKSRSRRPREARFKTQPVTFAEIAEVEEEGSSPLEEERARRSFLQSLENLRRSTQTLHCPPAAHHSCTPTPTQASLDSSDSDSTQ is encoded by the coding sequence ATGGCTGCAGTGCGTCAGATGGTTATGGAGGCCTCTGGCTTCCACGTCCTGCCGGCTCACCTTATGGCCTCAGCTATGGAGGAGTTTCCCCAGCAGCTGCCTGTCCCCAAGTGCCCTGCAAGAGGCAAGAGCCGCTCCCGCCGACCTCGTGAGGCTCGCTTCAAAACACAGCCTGTCACCTTCGCTGAGATAGCAGAGGTAGAAGAAGAAGGCTCGTCAcccctggaggaggagagggcaCGTCGCTCCTTCTTGCAGTCCCTGGAGAACCTGCGGCGGAGCACTCAGACCCTCCACTGCCCACCGGCTGCCCATCACAGCTGCACCCCGACACCCACACAAGCCAGCCTGGACTCCAGTGACTCCGACTCCACCCAGTGA